From a region of the Halolamina sp. CBA1230 genome:
- a CDS encoding sorbosone dehydrogenase family protein, which produces MDRRQFLAAGLATALAGCNGSPTETATSSPSPSATATETAGAETETSGTESPTPSVPESVGLTPIATGLERPLDLTFVPNENLRYVAQQGGEIAVVGSDGRREAPLLDVAGRLSTGYEKGLLGIAVHPDFANTRRLFVRYSAPARERTPEGYSHTFVLSEFRVDVGGYRVQPGSEREILTIPQPQPNHNAGSVLFGPDGYLYVGVGDGGGAGDQGQGHVDDWYDAVAGGNGQDVTENLLGSVLRIDVDAETDGQPYAVPEDNPLVGEDGLDEQYAWGFRNPWRLSFDGEELYAGDVGQSAYEEIARVERGGNYGWNVKEGTHCFRAEECPDETPPDVRGGEPLRDPVIEYPHDGAPVSGISVVGGNVYRGDDVPGLRDRFVFGDLNARGELFLADPTEEGVWPTEPLPIAEDDADRLRQLYSVSRHNGEIYVLCRGAETDGVYRLTG; this is translated from the coding sequence ATGGACCGCCGTCAGTTCCTCGCCGCCGGCCTCGCTACCGCCCTCGCCGGCTGCAACGGGAGCCCCACGGAGACCGCCACGTCCTCCCCGTCGCCGTCGGCGACCGCCACCGAGACGGCCGGAGCGGAAACCGAGACGTCCGGGACGGAATCCCCGACACCCAGCGTCCCTGAGTCCGTCGGCCTCACCCCAATCGCCACTGGACTGGAACGCCCACTCGACCTGACGTTCGTCCCCAACGAGAACCTCCGGTACGTCGCCCAGCAGGGCGGGGAGATCGCGGTCGTCGGCAGCGACGGGCGCCGCGAGGCGCCGCTGCTGGACGTCGCCGGTCGGCTCTCCACGGGGTACGAGAAGGGGCTGCTCGGTATCGCCGTCCACCCCGATTTCGCGAACACTCGGCGGCTGTTCGTGCGCTACTCCGCCCCCGCCCGGGAGCGTACGCCCGAGGGGTACAGCCACACGTTCGTGCTCTCGGAGTTCCGGGTCGACGTCGGCGGCTACCGGGTCCAACCCGGCTCCGAGCGGGAGATCCTCACCATCCCACAGCCCCAGCCCAACCACAACGCCGGGTCGGTGCTGTTCGGCCCGGACGGCTACCTCTACGTCGGCGTCGGCGACGGCGGCGGCGCGGGTGATCAGGGCCAGGGCCACGTCGACGACTGGTACGACGCCGTCGCCGGCGGGAACGGGCAGGACGTGACCGAGAACCTCCTCGGGAGCGTCCTCCGCATCGACGTCGACGCGGAGACGGACGGGCAGCCGTACGCCGTCCCCGAGGACAACCCTCTCGTCGGCGAGGACGGCCTCGACGAGCAGTACGCGTGGGGGTTCCGGAACCCCTGGCGGCTCTCGTTCGACGGCGAGGAGCTCTACGCCGGCGACGTGGGCCAGTCCGCCTACGAGGAGATCGCCCGCGTGGAGCGGGGCGGCAACTACGGCTGGAACGTGAAGGAGGGGACCCACTGCTTCCGGGCCGAGGAGTGTCCCGACGAGACGCCGCCGGACGTCCGCGGCGGCGAACCCCTGCGCGACCCCGTCATCGAGTACCCCCACGACGGCGCGCCCGTCTCCGGCATCTCGGTCGTCGGCGGGAACGTCTACCGCGGCGACGACGTGCCCGGGCTCCGGGATCGGTTCGTGTTCGGCGACCTGAACGCCCGCGGGGAGCTGTTCCTCGCCGACCCGACCGAGGAGGGGGTGTGGCCGACGGAGCCGCTCCCGATCGCCGAGGACGACGCCGACAGGCTGCGACAGCTCTACTCCGTCTCCCGCCACAACGGGGAGATCTACGTGCTCTGTCGCGGTGCGGAGACGGACGGCGTCTACCGGCTCACGGGCTGA
- a CDS encoding cob(I)yrinic acid a,c-diamide adenosyltransferase, with amino-acid sequence MTVYTGRGDEGQTDLGNAERVSKTSHRIEAYGTVDEANALVGRVRPTGHDDVDDQLKQVQNCLHVVQAEFANPDTGEDDPQIDEDDVEQLEDWIDEADEELEPLTSFILPGGGDAGARLHQARAVTRRAERRAVALGEQDDEDVNAEAISYLNRLSDYLFTAARLVNQREGVPEESPTY; translated from the coding sequence GTGACGGTCTACACCGGCCGCGGCGACGAGGGCCAGACGGACCTCGGCAACGCCGAACGCGTCTCGAAGACCAGCCACCGCATCGAAGCCTACGGAACCGTCGACGAGGCCAACGCGCTCGTCGGCCGCGTGCGCCCGACGGGCCACGACGACGTCGACGACCAGCTCAAACAGGTCCAGAACTGCCTCCACGTCGTGCAGGCGGAGTTCGCCAACCCCGACACCGGTGAGGACGACCCCCAGATCGACGAGGACGACGTCGAGCAACTGGAGGACTGGATCGACGAGGCCGACGAGGAGCTCGAACCGCTCACCTCGTTCATCCTCCCCGGCGGCGGCGACGCCGGCGCACGGCTCCACCAGGCTCGCGCCGTCACCCGCCGTGCGGAACGCCGCGCGGTCGCGCTCGGCGAGCAGGACGACGAGGACGTCAACGCCGAGGCGATCTCCTACCTCAACCGCCTCTCGGACTACCTGTTCACCGCCGCACGCCTCGTGAACCAGCGCGAGGGCGTCCCCGAGGAGTCGCCGACGTACTAA